In Rhodoferax koreense, a genomic segment contains:
- a CDS encoding SAM-dependent methyltransferase, whose translation MPSSTTIARTAHGLQIPSSAPAAARTALKLMQRLKHGSLTLQLPDGSMQVFGEHGDSPSAAMTLRNWNVCAAALRSGDIGVAESYIAGDWSTPNLTDLLTLFIANRQDIEAVIYGSWAGRLWYRVKHLLNRNTRSNSQKNIHAHYDLGNAFYSLWLDESMNYSSAWFQGRRDQPMRAAQDAKVRRALQMVQAKEGDRVLEIGCGWGALAEMATTEFKALLTGVTLSTEQLAFAQARMQRLGVPQGPGRQADLRLQDYRDIGATTPDAPFDAICSIEMVEAVGREYWPTYFQAVHRLLKPGGRACIQSIVIDDALFERYVSSTDFIQQYIFPGGCLPCPREFRREAAAAGLEVVDEFAFGADYAETLRRWREKFLASRQQVLQLGFDERFMRVWEFYLAYCEAAFAKANIDLVQYTLVRP comes from the coding sequence ATGCCTTCATCCACCACCATCGCCCGCACCGCACACGGCCTGCAGATTCCGTCCAGCGCGCCCGCGGCCGCCCGCACGGCGCTCAAGCTGATGCAGCGCCTCAAACACGGCAGCCTCACGCTGCAGTTGCCCGACGGCTCGATGCAGGTCTTCGGCGAGCATGGCGACAGCCCATCTGCCGCCATGACGCTGCGCAACTGGAACGTCTGCGCGGCTGCGCTGCGCTCGGGCGACATCGGCGTGGCCGAGAGCTACATCGCCGGCGACTGGAGCACGCCCAACCTCACCGACCTGCTCACGCTGTTCATCGCCAACCGGCAGGACATCGAAGCCGTCATCTACGGCAGCTGGGCCGGCCGGCTCTGGTACCGCGTCAAGCACCTGCTCAACCGCAACACGCGCAGCAACAGCCAGAAGAACATCCACGCGCACTACGACCTCGGCAACGCCTTCTACAGCCTGTGGCTGGACGAATCGATGAACTATTCATCGGCCTGGTTCCAGGGCCGCCGCGACCAGCCCATGCGCGCCGCGCAGGACGCCAAGGTGCGCCGCGCGCTGCAGATGGTGCAGGCGAAAGAGGGCGACCGCGTGCTCGAGATCGGCTGCGGCTGGGGCGCGCTGGCCGAGATGGCCACCACCGAATTCAAGGCGTTGCTGACGGGCGTGACGCTCAGCACCGAGCAACTGGCTTTTGCCCAGGCGCGCATGCAACGCCTCGGCGTGCCGCAAGGCCCTGGCCGCCAGGCCGATCTGCGGCTGCAGGACTACCGCGACATCGGCGCCACCACGCCGGATGCGCCCTTCGACGCCATCTGCTCGATCGAAATGGTCGAGGCCGTGGGCCGCGAATACTGGCCGACCTACTTCCAGGCGGTGCACCGGCTGCTCAAGCCCGGCGGGCGCGCCTGCATCCAGAGCATCGTGATCGACGACGCGCTGTTCGAGCGCTACGTCAGCTCCACCGACTTCATCCAGCAGTACATCTTCCCCGGCGGCTGCCTGCCGTGCCCGCGCGAATTCCGCCGCGAGGCCGCGGCCGCGGGGCTGGAGGTCGTCGATGAATTCGCCTTCGGCGCGGACTACGCCGAAACCCTGCGCCGCTGGCGCGAGAAATTCCTGGCCTCGCGCCAGCAGGTGCTGCAGCTCGGTTTCGACGAAAGGTTCATGCGCGTATGGGAGTTCTACCTGGCCTATTGCGAAGCGGCCTTTGCCAAGGCCAACATCGACCTGGTGCAGTACACGCTGGTGCGGCCGTAG
- a CDS encoding chalcone isomerase family protein produces MNLLAQPAPAEVRAALPDAVAVGSTRLRVWGFAVYDATLWAAPGFRPEAYATQAFALELRYLRDFASADIARRSIDEMRRSASIDEARSQRWQAAMRAAFPDVKAGDRITGFYRPAGAEAAVARFTFNGQPAGEIRDGDFAPLFFGIWLSAKTSEPAMREALIGGDKP; encoded by the coding sequence TTGAACCTGCTGGCGCAGCCGGCGCCCGCTGAAGTCCGGGCCGCGCTGCCCGATGCCGTGGCCGTGGGAAGCACCCGGCTGCGCGTGTGGGGCTTTGCCGTCTACGACGCCACGTTGTGGGCCGCGCCCGGCTTCCGGCCCGAGGCTTATGCCACGCAAGCCTTCGCGTTGGAGCTGCGTTACCTGCGTGACTTCGCCAGCGCCGACATCGCGCGCCGCTCCATCGACGAAATGCGCCGCAGCGCCAGCATCGACGAGGCCCGTTCGCAGCGCTGGCAGGCGGCCATGCGCGCCGCGTTCCCCGATGTGAAGGCCGGCGACCGTATCACCGGCTTCTACCGGCCCGCGGGCGCCGAGGCGGCCGTTGCGCGCTTCACCTTCAACGGCCAGCCCGCCGGCGAGATCCGCGACGGCGATTTCGCGCCGCTGTTCTTCGGCATCTGGCTGTCGGCCAAGACCTCCGAGCCGGCGATGCGCGAAGCCCTGATCGGGGGCGACAAGCCGTGA
- a CDS encoding ABC transporter ATP-binding protein: MNIGRPLLHIEKLNFAYPGEPPLLRDWSASIGPGVTQLFGDTGSGKSTLLRVMAGGLKVRGRLVLCGADLDTAREAYLQNLLYVDPGTDRFDQVTGHACTETLRAGDAGFDAARWQALVGTFNLAEHIAKPMYMLSTGSKRKVWLAAALASGRRLILLDEPTGGLDGPSVRALWASLGALAESADRAVVVASSERIERVPLAATIDLI; the protein is encoded by the coding sequence ATGAACATCGGCCGCCCTCTTCTGCACATCGAAAAACTCAACTTCGCCTACCCCGGCGAGCCGCCGCTGCTGCGCGACTGGTCGGCCAGCATCGGCCCCGGCGTGACGCAGTTGTTCGGCGACACAGGCAGCGGCAAGTCCACCCTGCTGCGGGTGATGGCTGGCGGGCTCAAGGTTCGGGGCCGGCTGGTGCTTTGCGGCGCGGATCTGGACACGGCGCGCGAGGCCTACTTGCAGAACCTCTTATACGTCGACCCGGGCACCGACCGTTTCGACCAGGTGACGGGCCACGCCTGCACCGAGACCTTGCGCGCAGGCGATGCGGGTTTCGACGCCGCGCGCTGGCAGGCGCTGGTCGGCACCTTCAACCTTGCCGAGCACATCGCCAAGCCGATGTACATGCTCTCCACCGGCAGCAAGCGCAAGGTGTGGCTGGCGGCAGCGCTGGCCAGCGGGCGCCGGCTGATCCTGCTCGACGAGCCCACGGGCGGGCTCGACGGCCCTTCGGTGCGGGCGCTGTGGGCCAGCCTGGGGGCCTTGGCCGAGAGTGCCGACCGCGCCGTGGTGGTGGCCAGCAGCGAACGCATCGAACGTGTGCCGCTGGCGGCCACGATCGATCTGATTTGA
- a CDS encoding MFS transporter yields the protein MTHRSTLTARDGLCYGLLGLPLAFVALPLYVLLPNHYAREFGVPLATLGWLLLGARLFDAFIDPLIGRASDRLFVRSTRAVLAVGAVAAVALAAGFTGLFFPATRSPDGLLLWAAAMLLLTYTAYSTLSVSHQAWGAMLGGDEARRSRIVAWREGLGLVGVVAASVLPLALGLRATTAIFFGLLALGWLAWRLAPRPAGAPTAAPAAARIHPLRQPAFRRLLAVFVLNGIASAVPATLVLFFVQDRLQAPAQMQPAFLGVYFVCAAAAMPLWLRLVGRIGLARTWLCGMGLAIAVFVWASLLGPGQTGAFLLVCALSGAALGTDLALPGALLAGLIAAQHPDSLNTNPVSARTDSAPTAGPAGAYFGWWNFATKLNLALAAGLALPLLALFGYSPGSRDPDALRALSLAYGVLPCGLKLAAAAALAMLVIRPARPSSFQPEPSP from the coding sequence GTGACGCACCGCAGCACCCTCACGGCCCGCGACGGTCTCTGCTACGGTCTGCTGGGCCTGCCGCTGGCCTTCGTCGCCTTGCCGCTGTACGTGCTGCTGCCCAACCACTACGCGCGTGAATTCGGCGTGCCGCTGGCCACGCTGGGCTGGCTGCTGCTCGGCGCGCGCCTGTTCGATGCCTTCATCGACCCGCTGATCGGGCGCGCCAGCGACCGGCTGTTCGTCCGTTCCACGCGGGCCGTGCTGGCCGTCGGCGCGGTGGCGGCCGTGGCGCTGGCCGCGGGTTTCACCGGCCTGTTCTTCCCGGCCACACGTTCGCCCGACGGCCTGCTGCTCTGGGCCGCGGCCATGCTGCTGCTCACCTACACCGCCTACAGCACCCTGAGCGTGTCGCACCAGGCCTGGGGCGCGATGCTCGGCGGCGACGAGGCCCGGCGCAGCCGCATCGTGGCCTGGCGCGAAGGCCTGGGCCTGGTGGGCGTGGTGGCGGCCTCGGTGCTGCCGCTGGCGCTGGGCCTGCGCGCGACCACGGCCATCTTCTTCGGCCTGCTGGCGCTGGGCTGGCTGGCCTGGCGCCTCGCGCCGCGGCCGGCGGGCGCACCCACGGCCGCGCCGGCCGCCGCCCGCATCCACCCTTTGCGCCAGCCGGCCTTCCGCCGGCTGCTTGCGGTGTTCGTGCTCAACGGCATCGCCAGCGCGGTGCCGGCCACGCTCGTGCTGTTCTTCGTGCAGGACCGGCTGCAGGCCCCGGCGCAGATGCAGCCGGCCTTCCTCGGCGTCTATTTCGTCTGCGCCGCCGCGGCGATGCCGCTGTGGCTGCGGCTGGTGGGGCGGATCGGCCTGGCGCGCACCTGGCTTTGCGGCATGGGCCTGGCCATCGCGGTGTTCGTCTGGGCCAGCCTGCTCGGCCCAGGGCAGACGGGGGCCTTCCTGCTGGTGTGCGCGCTGTCGGGCGCCGCGCTCGGCACCGACCTGGCGCTGCCCGGTGCACTGCTGGCGGGCCTGATTGCGGCGCAGCATCCCGATAGTCTCAATACAAACCCCGTTTCAGCCCGAACGGATTCGGCCCCCACCGCCGGCCCCGCCGGCGCGTACTTCGGCTGGTGGAACTTCGCGACCAAGCTCAACCTCGCGCTGGCCGCGGGCCTGGCGCTGCCGCTGCTGGCCCTGTTCGGCTACAGCCCCGGCAGCCGCGACCCCGACGCCTTGCGCGCGCTGAGCCTGGCCTACGGCGTGCTGCCCTGCGGGCTCAAGCTCGCCGCAGCGGCCGCCCTGGCCATGCTCGTCATCCGGCCCGCTCGCCCATCTTCATTCCAACCGGAGCCTTCCCCATGA
- a CDS encoding NAD(P)/FAD-dependent oxidoreductase, with amino-acid sequence MPARLKLAVVGSGIAGLAVAHRLRHDADITLFEAGDYFGGHTHTVAVTLPTAQGMTTHGVDTGFLVFNERTYPELIRLLAELGVATAASDMSFSAQIAEALPGRPPLEWSGSNLDTVFAQRANLLNPRFWGMLRDLLRFNRLCTTLARQGRDAELMQPLGDFLQAHDFGTAFRDWYFLPMMACIWSCPTAQMLQFPVATMVRFCHNHGLIQVTGRPQWHTVAGGARRYVDKIVAGIEDKRLSSPVLQIGRTPGAVHVTSRRQGRTITERFDKVVLATHSDQALALLDAPTPAERETLGAIRYHPNRAVLHTDASVLPRHPKAWAAWNYESTPAAGGEAPRVCLHYLINRLQPVPWPQPVIVSLNPIREIPRNQTMESFDYAHPVFDLPAIRAQARMPALQGEQGTYFCGAWMGYGFHEDGLKAGLAVADQLLALAQAPQRLAA; translated from the coding sequence ATGCCAGCGCGGCTGAAACTGGCGGTCGTCGGCTCCGGCATCGCCGGTTTGGCGGTGGCCCATCGCCTGCGCCATGACGCCGACATCACCCTCTTCGAAGCCGGCGACTACTTCGGAGGCCATACCCATACCGTTGCCGTCACGCTGCCCACCGCGCAGGGGATGACTACACACGGCGTCGACACCGGCTTCCTGGTGTTCAATGAGCGCACCTATCCCGAGTTGATCCGCCTGCTGGCCGAGCTCGGCGTCGCCACCGCCGCCTCCGACATGTCCTTCTCGGCGCAGATCGCCGAAGCCTTGCCGGGACGGCCCCCGCTCGAATGGAGCGGCTCCAACCTGGACACCGTGTTCGCCCAACGCGCGAACCTGCTCAATCCGCGCTTCTGGGGCATGCTGCGCGACCTGCTGCGGTTCAACCGCCTGTGCACCACGCTCGCCCGGCAGGGCCGCGACGCGGAGCTGATGCAGCCGCTGGGCGACTTCCTGCAGGCGCATGACTTCGGCACGGCCTTCCGCGACTGGTATTTCCTGCCCATGATGGCCTGCATCTGGAGCTGCCCCACCGCGCAGATGTTGCAGTTCCCCGTGGCCACCATGGTCCGCTTCTGCCACAACCACGGCCTGATCCAGGTCACCGGCCGGCCGCAGTGGCACACCGTGGCCGGCGGCGCGCGGCGCTATGTGGACAAGATCGTCGCGGGCATCGAGGACAAGCGCCTCTCCAGTCCGGTGCTGCAGATCGGCCGGACCCCTGGCGCGGTGCATGTCACCAGCCGCCGACAAGGCCGCACCATCACCGAGCGGTTCGACAAGGTCGTGCTGGCCACCCACTCCGACCAGGCGCTGGCCCTACTCGATGCGCCAACCCCGGCCGAGCGCGAAACGCTGGGCGCGATCCGCTACCACCCCAACCGCGCTGTGCTGCACACCGATGCCTCGGTGCTGCCGCGCCATCCCAAGGCCTGGGCCGCTTGGAACTACGAAAGTACCCCGGCCGCCGGCGGCGAGGCGCCGCGCGTGTGCCTGCATTACCTGATCAACCGGCTGCAGCCCGTGCCATGGCCGCAACCCGTGATCGTCTCGCTGAATCCGATCCGCGAGATCCCGCGTAACCAGACCATGGAAAGTTTCGACTACGCGCACCCGGTCTTCGACCTGCCGGCGATCCGCGCGCAGGCGCGCATGCCGGCGCTGCAAGGCGAGCAGGGCACCTATTTCTGCGGCGCCTGGATGGGCTACGGCTTCCACGAGGACGGCCTGAAGGCCGGCTTGGCCGTCGCCGACCAATTGCTCGCCCTGGCCCAGGCACCGCAAAGGCTCGCGGCATGA
- a CDS encoding DUF3833 domain-containing protein, translating to MKRRLLLLVAGAAALAGCAGPKVEDYSGQQPVLDLRTYFDGVLDAYGVFTDRSGKVVKRFTVVMRCSWTGDQGVLDESFSYSDGTTQKRIWHLTKLPDGRYTGRADDVVGEAAGRESGNAFNWRYTLSLPVDGKVYAVQFDDWMYLMNDQVMLNKAAMSKWGFHLGDVTLTFVKR from the coding sequence ATGAAACGACGTCTCTTGCTGCTCGTGGCCGGCGCCGCCGCGCTCGCCGGTTGCGCCGGCCCCAAGGTCGAGGACTACAGCGGCCAGCAGCCGGTGCTGGACCTGCGCACCTATTTCGACGGCGTGCTCGATGCCTACGGCGTCTTCACCGACCGCAGCGGCAAGGTCGTCAAACGCTTCACCGTGGTGATGCGCTGCAGCTGGACCGGCGACCAGGGCGTGCTCGACGAAAGCTTCAGCTACAGCGATGGCACCACCCAAAAACGCATCTGGCACCTCACCAAGCTGCCCGACGGGCGCTACACCGGCCGGGCCGACGACGTGGTCGGCGAGGCCGCGGGCCGGGAAAGCGGCAATGCCTTCAACTGGCGCTACACGCTGTCGCTGCCCGTGGACGGCAAGGTCTACGCCGTGCAGTTCGACGACTGGATGTACCTGATGAACGACCAGGTGATGCTGAACAAGGCCGCGATGTCGAAGTGGGGCTTCCACCTCGGCGACGTGACCCTGACCTTCGTCAAACGTTAG
- a CDS encoding TrlF family AAA-like ATPase, producing the protein MADFAHWRKCDFQVHTPRDPNWVGARPLGADEIDPATGADATREALEASRRQWAEIFVDTCVAKGLQAVAITDHHEAVMLPYVRSAAEQRRENDPTFDLWVFPGMELTAVGGVQCLLIFDTDLSEDWCRQAQGRLGIEYAGVDESKSKSLRVTQLKLPYPEIGAALDELQGIRGRYIVLPNVSEGNFSVLSSGNHGEFLRMPYVGGYLDRGKTIDSLGHKSRTRLSGTDKMWSTREIYPIPTSDSRSSDYGPLGANETWIKLAAPTAEAIRQAFLCHRSRIHLGPPQMASPTIVEVKISGSHILEEDTFTLSPELNSIIGGRGSGKSSLLEYIAFAMGRSCFDMPRDQYSGNERLQGLIKDTLVAAGGQVAVTIEQDGAEFVVTRSPATKHQPQIRYPNGAVNPISVEELRALFPGVVYSQGELAEVGKHASAQTQLTDLLQFVSPAFKAEADEINRTIVSRKQVVRATIQALIAHWDKQTARHRLATNRDTLQQRIAALEKTLPALSGEDQAVVDGFAKADAFESQRILATTHADELMTLLDNAVGDQAKAWELPKDLLETETLRSQYKALVETFAAGIADLRSKMQPLRGALTEAETAWKGKLTEMRKARDDTLAKIGSHKSVTDQIIKLRGELSEHLQKLAVLDAELAEGGDPAAALKAALEALREANKTRAERTQSWAADIEELSANMIRATIALDGDASEVVEALDLLAARTGSQQATRLQAWNTASIVESSDEIVSLLRVNCEALLQWRIAGEPRGEELPQCRKLWQFLGDTENIRGAMLKLIDATRLEAISTALAKPQISLFYLDGQREVTFDKASEGQRAAALLLMLLRQPGGPLIVDQPEGDLDNKVISKLTDKLHAAKRFRQLIFASHNANIVVNGSSELVAYMDVAETGARKAAQRGAIDSQTIRSVITETMEGGEKAFKDRYDKYGY; encoded by the coding sequence ATGGCAGACTTTGCACATTGGCGGAAGTGCGACTTCCAGGTTCATACGCCGCGCGATCCGAACTGGGTCGGTGCACGACCACTCGGAGCCGACGAAATTGATCCTGCGACAGGTGCCGATGCCACGAGGGAAGCGCTCGAGGCGTCCCGCAGGCAGTGGGCCGAGATCTTCGTCGACACCTGTGTGGCCAAGGGCCTACAAGCCGTCGCCATCACAGACCACCACGAGGCGGTGATGCTCCCATATGTGCGCTCCGCTGCCGAGCAGCGTCGGGAGAACGATCCGACCTTCGATCTTTGGGTCTTTCCAGGCATGGAACTGACGGCTGTCGGCGGTGTCCAGTGTTTGCTAATCTTCGATACCGACCTGTCGGAGGATTGGTGCAGACAGGCTCAGGGACGACTCGGCATCGAGTACGCAGGTGTCGACGAAAGCAAAAGCAAATCGCTCAGGGTCACACAACTGAAATTACCGTATCCGGAGATCGGCGCAGCGCTGGACGAGCTGCAGGGCATCCGGGGCCGATACATCGTGCTCCCGAACGTTTCTGAAGGGAACTTCAGCGTCCTGTCCAGTGGCAACCATGGCGAGTTTCTTCGCATGCCGTATGTCGGCGGGTACCTTGATCGGGGTAAGACGATCGACTCACTCGGTCACAAGAGCCGGACGAGACTGTCTGGCACAGACAAGATGTGGTCGACTAGGGAGATCTACCCCATCCCAACTTCGGACAGCCGCTCCAGCGACTATGGACCGCTCGGCGCCAACGAGACCTGGATCAAGCTCGCCGCGCCGACTGCGGAAGCCATCCGTCAGGCTTTCCTATGCCACAGGTCTCGGATTCATCTTGGTCCGCCGCAGATGGCATCTCCGACGATCGTTGAAGTCAAGATCAGCGGCTCCCACATCCTCGAGGAGGATACCTTCACCTTGAGCCCGGAGCTCAACTCGATCATTGGAGGTCGTGGCAGCGGCAAGAGCTCGCTCCTCGAGTACATCGCTTTTGCGATGGGCCGCAGCTGTTTCGACATGCCCCGCGACCAATACAGTGGGAACGAGCGGCTGCAGGGCCTGATCAAGGACACACTTGTGGCGGCCGGCGGCCAGGTTGCGGTGACGATTGAACAGGACGGTGCCGAGTTTGTCGTCACGCGTTCGCCCGCGACGAAACATCAGCCGCAGATCCGGTACCCGAACGGCGCAGTTAATCCGATTTCGGTAGAGGAGCTCCGGGCTCTATTTCCAGGCGTCGTTTACAGCCAGGGCGAACTCGCGGAGGTCGGAAAGCACGCGAGCGCCCAGACCCAACTGACTGACTTGTTGCAGTTCGTTAGCCCGGCTTTCAAGGCAGAAGCGGATGAGATCAACCGGACGATTGTCAGTCGTAAGCAGGTCGTCAGGGCGACAATTCAAGCGCTGATCGCGCATTGGGACAAGCAGACTGCACGACACCGCCTGGCCACGAATCGCGACACTCTACAGCAACGCATCGCAGCGCTGGAGAAGACGCTTCCTGCGCTCAGCGGCGAAGATCAGGCGGTGGTAGACGGGTTTGCAAAGGCCGATGCCTTCGAGTCACAGCGGATTCTCGCGACGACGCATGCCGATGAACTGATGACGCTTCTGGACAATGCAGTCGGCGATCAGGCGAAGGCTTGGGAACTCCCGAAGGATTTGCTAGAGACCGAAACGCTGCGTAGCCAGTACAAGGCCCTGGTTGAGACCTTTGCCGCAGGCATCGCAGACCTTCGAAGCAAGATGCAGCCTCTTCGCGGTGCGCTGACTGAAGCAGAGACGGCTTGGAAAGGCAAGCTAACGGAAATGCGCAAGGCGCGCGATGACACCTTGGCCAAGATCGGTAGTCACAAGAGCGTGACCGACCAGATCATCAAGCTGCGCGGGGAACTGAGCGAGCACCTACAGAAGCTCGCGGTACTGGATGCTGAGCTTGCAGAAGGGGGTGACCCTGCCGCCGCCCTAAAGGCAGCGCTTGAGGCGTTGCGTGAGGCGAACAAGACGCGCGCCGAACGTACGCAGTCCTGGGCGGCCGATATCGAAGAGCTTTCTGCGAACATGATCAGGGCCACCATTGCCCTGGATGGTGACGCGTCGGAAGTGGTCGAAGCCCTGGACCTCCTCGCTGCGAGGACGGGATCGCAGCAGGCGACACGCCTACAGGCTTGGAACACTGCGTCGATCGTCGAGTCATCAGATGAGATTGTCAGCCTTCTGCGGGTGAATTGCGAGGCGCTGCTGCAATGGCGCATCGCCGGAGAGCCGCGTGGCGAGGAGCTTCCGCAATGCCGTAAGCTGTGGCAATTTCTCGGTGACACGGAGAACATTCGCGGCGCGATGCTGAAGCTCATCGACGCGACCCGCCTGGAGGCGATTTCGACGGCACTTGCCAAGCCTCAGATCTCGCTGTTCTATCTTGACGGCCAGCGCGAAGTGACATTTGACAAGGCGTCTGAAGGACAGCGTGCTGCGGCGCTTCTGCTCATGCTACTCCGCCAGCCGGGCGGCCCGCTGATCGTGGATCAGCCCGAAGGAGATCTGGACAACAAGGTGATCTCAAAGCTGACCGACAAGTTGCATGCGGCGAAGCGATTCCGTCAGCTGATATTCGCGAGCCACAACGCCAACATCGTCGTCAATGGCTCCTCGGAGCTTGTCGCCTACATGGACGTGGCCGAGACCGGCGCGCGCAAGGCCGCACAGCGCGGAGCGATCGATTCGCAAACCATCCGCTCGGTGATCACCGAGACAATGGAAGGCGGTGAGAAGGCTTTCAAGGACCGATACGATAAATACGGCTATTAG
- a CDS encoding glutathione peroxidase: MSLCLVGPGAVFAAADAPACPAMLQHTFPRLQDEKPQSLCQYAGKVVLVVNTASFCGFTPQYKGLEALHAKYQARGLVVLGFPSNDFSQEPAANAQIADFCENTFGVKFPMFGKTTVSGAGAVPLYKQLAKATGSAPAWNFHKYLLARDGHVVASYGSQTEPDDPKLVNELEKQLKLK; the protein is encoded by the coding sequence ATGTCCCTTTGTCTTGTGGGGCCGGGCGCCGTGTTTGCCGCAGCCGATGCGCCGGCCTGCCCGGCGATGCTGCAGCACACCTTCCCGCGGCTGCAGGACGAAAAGCCGCAGTCGCTGTGCCAGTACGCGGGAAAGGTGGTGCTGGTTGTGAACACCGCCAGCTTCTGCGGCTTCACCCCGCAGTACAAGGGGCTGGAGGCGCTGCATGCCAAGTACCAGGCGCGCGGCCTGGTGGTGCTCGGTTTCCCGTCGAACGACTTCTCGCAGGAGCCCGCCGCCAACGCGCAGATCGCCGACTTCTGCGAAAACACCTTCGGCGTGAAGTTTCCGATGTTCGGCAAGACCACGGTCTCGGGCGCCGGGGCGGTGCCGCTGTACAAGCAGCTGGCGAAGGCCACCGGCAGCGCGCCGGCGTGGAATTTCCACAAGTACCTCCTGGCGCGCGACGGCCACGTGGTGGCCAGCTACGGCAGCCAGACCGAGCCCGACGATCCGAAGCTCGTGAATGAGCTCGAAAAGCAGCTGAAATTGAAATAA
- a CDS encoding DUF1365 domain-containing protein has product MTAAAPLIGFGQVRHTRLRPTPHAFQYPTYFLMLPLRAMARQGAGALAVNRRALLSFHDSDHGDGRGPAQGGALGWIESLLQDHGITDADGEIWLHCYPRVLGYCFKPVSFWHCHAADGSLRAIVAEVNNTFGERHCYLLDRPKLGAELVADKVFHVSPFCDVVGRYRFRFMRREHDGAEQLVARVEHDDASGPLILTSVSGRLEPITPASLRHAFWRYPAMSFGVMARIHWQAFALWRKRLPFFRKPALPESFVTR; this is encoded by the coding sequence ATGACAGCCGCCGCGCCCCTGATCGGCTTCGGCCAGGTGCGCCACACGCGGCTGCGGCCCACGCCGCACGCCTTCCAGTACCCCACGTACTTCCTGATGCTGCCGCTGCGGGCCATGGCGCGCCAGGGCGCGGGCGCGCTGGCCGTCAACCGCCGCGCGCTGTTGAGCTTTCACGACAGCGACCACGGCGACGGCCGCGGCCCGGCGCAGGGCGGCGCCCTGGGCTGGATCGAATCGCTGCTGCAGGACCACGGCATCACCGACGCCGATGGCGAAATCTGGCTGCACTGTTATCCGCGTGTGCTCGGCTACTGCTTCAAACCCGTGAGCTTCTGGCATTGCCATGCGGCGGACGGCAGCCTGCGCGCCATCGTCGCCGAGGTCAACAACACCTTCGGCGAACGCCATTGCTACCTGCTCGATCGGCCAAAGCTCGGCGCCGAACTCGTGGCCGACAAGGTGTTCCACGTCTCGCCGTTCTGCGACGTCGTTGGGCGCTACCGCTTCCGCTTCATGCGCCGCGAACACGACGGCGCCGAGCAGCTCGTGGCGCGGGTGGAGCACGACGACGCGAGCGGCCCGCTGATCCTCACCAGCGTCAGCGGCCGGCTCGAGCCGATCACGCCCGCCAGCCTGCGCCACGCGTTCTGGCGCTACCCCGCCATGAGCTTCGGCGTGATGGCCCGCATCCACTGGCAGGCCTTCGCGCTGTGGCGCAAGCGGCTGCCTTTCTTCCGCAAGCCCGCCCTGCCCGAATCCTTCGTGACGCGATAG
- a CDS encoding SDR family NAD(P)-dependent oxidoreductase, with protein sequence MPLNPPIEDWRGKTVWLVGASSGIGLATAHALHAEGARVVVSARDAGALDDFVAAHGGKGAGAVALPLDVTDGDAVCRAGQTVLAGGRLDAVVYCAGTYAPMRATAFDLPKLMQHLAVNYAGALQVIDAVLPHFLANRRGHISLIASVAGYGGLPQSLAYGPTKAALINLAETLYLDLHGEGIGVHLICPGFVKTPLTAQNGFKMPALITPEQAAQAMLRGWAAGDFETHFPKRFTRWMKALRLLPYSLYFRAVSRFTGL encoded by the coding sequence ATGCCATTGAATCCCCCCATCGAAGACTGGCGCGGCAAGACCGTGTGGCTGGTCGGCGCCTCCAGCGGCATCGGCCTGGCCACGGCGCATGCGCTGCACGCCGAGGGGGCGCGGGTGGTGGTGTCGGCGCGCGACGCGGGGGCGCTGGACGACTTCGTCGCGGCACACGGGGGCAAGGGTGCCGGCGCCGTGGCGCTGCCGCTGGACGTCACCGATGGCGACGCCGTGTGCCGCGCCGGGCAGACCGTGCTGGCCGGCGGCCGGCTCGACGCCGTGGTCTATTGCGCCGGCACCTACGCGCCGATGCGCGCCACCGCCTTCGACCTGCCCAAGTTGATGCAACACCTGGCGGTGAACTACGCCGGCGCGCTGCAGGTGATCGACGCGGTGCTGCCACATTTCCTGGCCAACCGGCGCGGCCACATCAGCCTCATCGCCAGCGTGGCCGGTTACGGCGGCCTGCCGCAAAGCCTGGCCTACGGGCCGACCAAGGCCGCGCTGATCAACCTCGCCGAAACCCTGTACCTCGACCTGCACGGCGAAGGCATCGGCGTGCACCTGATCTGCCCCGGCTTCGTGAAGACGCCGCTCACCGCGCAAAACGGCTTCAAGATGCCGGCCCTCATCACGCCCGAACAGGCCGCCCAGGCCATGCTGCGCGGCTGGGCCGCGGGGGACTTCGAAACCCACTTCCCCAAACGCTTCACACGCTGGATGAAGGCCCTGCGCCTGCTGCCCTACAGCCTGTACTTTCGGGCCGTAAGCCGCTTCACGGGCTTGTGA